The Candidatus Flexicrinis proximus genome includes a window with the following:
- a CDS encoding class I SAM-dependent methyltransferase, with product MDRKSHWSGVYQAKAVTDVSWYQEHPELSVELIRSAHAERSARIIDVGAGASTLVDHLLADGYSDITLLDLSAEALNAVRERLGELSSPITFLTGDVTDIALPEHTFDIWHDRAVFHFLTDPALRQKYVETARRAVKPGGHVIVATFALDGPTQCSGLTVDRYDAASLHSAFGDGFELLDSTYETHRTPWGSEQKFVYCYCRKTDAQPLTRPIG from the coding sequence ATGGATCGTAAATCCCATTGGTCAGGCGTATACCAGGCGAAAGCGGTCACTGATGTAAGCTGGTATCAGGAACACCCCGAGCTTTCCGTGGAACTCATCCGCAGCGCCCATGCTGAGCGGTCCGCGCGGATCATTGATGTCGGTGCCGGTGCATCGACGCTGGTAGACCACTTGCTTGCCGACGGCTACAGCGACATCACACTGCTCGATTTATCCGCTGAGGCGCTGAACGCCGTCCGTGAACGGTTGGGGGAACTTTCCTCGCCGATCACATTTCTGACCGGGGACGTAACTGACATCGCACTGCCGGAACACACTTTCGATATCTGGCATGACCGTGCCGTGTTCCACTTCCTGACCGACCCCGCACTGCGTCAGAAGTACGTCGAAACGGCGCGCCGTGCCGTCAAACCGGGCGGCCATGTCATCGTGGCGACCTTTGCGCTCGACGGTCCAACCCAATGCAGCGGCCTCACGGTTGACCGGTATGATGCGGCCTCATTGCACAGCGCGTTTGGCGATGGGTTTGAACTGCTCGACAGCACCTACGAAACACATCGTACTCCGTGGGGCAGCGAGCAGAAATTTGTCTACTGCTACTGCCGGAAAACGGACGCGCAGCCGCTAACCAGGCCCATTGGCTGA
- a CDS encoding intradiol ring-cleavage dioxygenase, with translation MHDDDIPVGRVLSRREALALFGGAGLALVAGAGLTRVALAQVATATATPSGAALGATATALPSCVVRPALTEGPYFVDAMLNRSDIRIEPSDESVVAGILLKLAFHVTDVTDGTCKPLPGAQVDIWHCDAEGTYSGVEGEGAADKLFLRGYQVTDENGMAVFKTIYPGWYPGRTVHIHFKIRTEPEAETGYEFTSQLFFDDDLTDTVYEDPLYAAKGTRNTTNDDDNIFNGSEGLLTLELVPLTEEEQDEEGEAGYAAVFEIGLDLNDDTSSQSDFNQRGGPGGNRPPDGQG, from the coding sequence CTGCATGACGACGATATTCCTGTGGGAAGGGTCCTGAGCCGGAGAGAGGCGCTGGCCTTGTTCGGCGGCGCCGGCCTGGCGCTGGTTGCCGGCGCTGGCCTGACCCGGGTGGCACTCGCACAGGTTGCAACTGCAACCGCCACGCCATCGGGAGCTGCCCTCGGGGCCACAGCCACGGCACTGCCAAGTTGTGTGGTACGGCCTGCGCTGACCGAAGGCCCGTATTTCGTCGATGCGATGCTCAACCGGTCGGATATCCGGATTGAGCCGTCGGATGAAAGCGTCGTAGCCGGAATTCTGCTCAAGCTTGCGTTCCATGTCACGGATGTGACCGACGGCACCTGCAAGCCGCTGCCTGGAGCGCAAGTGGATATCTGGCACTGTGACGCCGAAGGCACCTATTCGGGCGTTGAGGGCGAGGGTGCAGCCGATAAACTGTTCCTGCGCGGCTATCAGGTCACTGACGAGAACGGCATGGCTGTTTTCAAAACGATCTACCCGGGTTGGTATCCAGGGCGTACGGTCCATATCCACTTTAAAATCCGCACTGAGCCGGAGGCCGAGACCGGATACGAATTCACATCTCAGCTGTTCTTCGATGACGATCTGACCGACACCGTCTATGAGGACCCGCTGTATGCTGCCAAAGGCACGCGCAATACCACCAACGATGACGATAACATCTTCAATGGGAGCGAAGGGCTGCTGACTCTGGAGCTGGTGCCGCTGACGGAAGAAGAACAGGACGAGGAAGGCGAAGCCGGTTACGCCGCCGTGTTCGAGATCGGGCTGGACTTGAACGACGATACGTCGTCCCAGTCAGACTTCAACCAGCGGGGAGGCCCAGGCGGTAATCGTCCCCCCGACGGCCAGGGCTAG
- a CDS encoding NADP-dependent isocitrate dehydrogenase: MTNKVPITVAYGDGIGPEIMEAALRILLAAGAQISTEEIHLGEKVFLAGTPTGITQESFDTVFRTGIIFKAPITTPQGSGFKSVNVTLRKALGLYANVRPVQSYHPFVATKYPDVDIVIIRENEEDLYSGIEHRQTREVYQTLKLISRPGSERIVRYAFEFARRNNRKKVTCFTKDNIMKMTDGLFRQVYYEVAAEYPEIETEHKIIDIGAARAATQPETFDVIVMSNLYGDIVSDIVAELTGSVGLAGSANIGDKYAMFEAIHGSAPDIAGKGIANPSGLLLGGVQMMVHIGQPDVGTAVHNAWLKTIEDGIHTGDIYKQGISKQKATTSEFADAVISRLGQQPTQFRSVAYTTSEVIKTSYTPKKIRSKTLVGVDMFVDWSPETGRNGNELAQLLHKIEGDGLQLIMITNRGQKVWPDARSATFMTDHWRCRFESPSEMDISHSQIISLLSRAATAGFDVVKTENLYMFDGERGFSLGAGE, translated from the coding sequence ATGACGAACAAAGTCCCCATCACGGTTGCCTACGGCGACGGCATCGGCCCTGAAATTATGGAGGCCGCGCTGCGGATACTCCTGGCCGCCGGCGCGCAGATCAGCACCGAAGAAATTCACCTCGGCGAAAAAGTATTTCTCGCCGGCACGCCAACCGGAATCACCCAGGAATCGTTCGATACGGTCTTCCGCACCGGCATCATCTTCAAAGCGCCCATCACCACGCCGCAGGGCAGCGGCTTCAAGAGCGTGAACGTCACGTTGAGAAAGGCGCTTGGCCTCTACGCCAACGTACGACCGGTTCAGAGCTACCACCCATTTGTCGCGACGAAATACCCCGACGTGGATATCGTCATCATCCGCGAAAACGAGGAAGACCTTTACAGCGGCATCGAGCATCGCCAGACCCGTGAGGTCTACCAGACCCTCAAGCTGATTTCGCGCCCCGGCTCGGAACGCATCGTGCGCTACGCCTTTGAGTTCGCCCGCCGCAACAACCGCAAGAAGGTGACGTGCTTCACGAAAGACAACATCATGAAGATGACTGACGGCCTCTTTCGTCAGGTCTATTACGAAGTTGCCGCCGAATATCCCGAAATCGAGACCGAGCACAAGATTATCGACATTGGTGCCGCACGGGCAGCGACCCAGCCGGAAACCTTTGATGTGATCGTGATGTCGAACCTGTATGGCGATATCGTCAGCGATATCGTGGCCGAATTGACCGGATCGGTGGGCTTGGCCGGGTCAGCCAACATCGGCGATAAGTATGCGATGTTCGAGGCGATTCACGGCAGTGCGCCGGATATCGCCGGCAAAGGGATTGCCAACCCGTCCGGCCTGCTGCTTGGCGGTGTCCAGATGATGGTGCATATCGGCCAGCCCGATGTAGGGACTGCCGTCCATAACGCCTGGCTCAAGACGATTGAGGATGGCATCCATACCGGTGACATCTATAAGCAGGGGATCAGCAAGCAGAAGGCAACTACGTCGGAGTTCGCTGATGCCGTGATTTCTCGTCTCGGCCAGCAGCCGACGCAGTTTAGGTCGGTTGCCTATACCACCTCTGAAGTCATCAAGACCAGCTATACCCCCAAGAAGATCCGCAGCAAGACGCTGGTGGGCGTGGATATGTTCGTCGACTGGTCCCCCGAGACCGGACGCAACGGCAACGAACTGGCGCAGCTCTTGCACAAGATCGAAGGCGATGGCTTGCAGTTGATCATGATCACCAACCGCGGTCAGAAAGTATGGCCGGATGCACGCAGCGCGACGTTCATGACCGATCACTGGCGCTGCCGGTTCGAGTCGCCGTCGGAAATGGACATCAGCCATTCGCAGATCATCAGCCTGCTCTCACGCGCGGCTACCGCCGGGTTCGATGTGGTGAAGACCGAGAACCTGTATATGTTCGACGGCGAAC